The stretch of DNA GCGATTGGCTACCGGCGGCTGGGGCTGAACGCCGTTCTCGGGTTCTGGTTTGCCTACGTCACCACACGGCCCCTCGGGGCTTCGGTGGCCGACTGGATGGCAGTCTCCCCGGCCCGCGGCGGACTCGACTGGGGTTCCGGACCCGTCAGCCTCGGGTGGGCCGTTGCCATCCTCGGATTCGTCGGCTACCTGGCCATCACCGGCAAGGATGTCCAACGCGAGGACGTGCCGCCGGCGAGTTCACCGGATCTTCACCCGGTGGAGAGTTCCGCGTAGCCCGCGGCTGGCAGGGTGGGCGGACCGCATCCCACCCTCCTGGAAGGTCTCCCCATGCCTGAAACCTCCGCCCGCCGGTTCAGCCTGCTCCCCATGCTCGGCCACACCAAGGGCAAGCGCAGCCCCATCACCTGCGCGCTGAAGTGCGACAACGCCTGCACCGGCGAGGTCTGCAACACCAGCTCCAACAGCTACTTCCGCGACATCGCCTCCGCCACGATGTCCCGCCGCGCCGCCCTGGGCTTCGGCGCCGCCGGCGCGCTCGCCGTCGTCCTCGGCAATGCGGTGGCCTCCGCCCCGACGGCCGTGGCCGACGCCGGTCCCGGCCTTGCGGCCGCCGCGAAGGAGGGCTTCGCGAAGTCCAAGCTTCAGTTCACCGCCATCGCGCCCGTCGCCGCCACCGTGGACGCCCTCACCGTGCCCGAAGGCTTTGCCTGGCAGCCGGTCATCCGCTGGGGCGATCCGCTGTTCAACGATGCCCCGGACTTCGACGTGGACAAGCAGACCGCCGCCGCCCAGGCCCGGCAGTTCGGCTACAACAATGACTACACGGACATCCTGCCGGTCGACGGTTCCAAGGACCGGCGCGCGGTGCTGTTCGCCAACCACGAATACACCAACGAGGCCATCATGTTCCCGGCCGGCTTCGATGCCGCCGCGGCGCGGGGAATCGGCCGCGCAGCGCACGGGCTGACGGTTGTCGAGCTCGAACGGAAGAACAAGAACAAGCCGTGGAGCTACGTCAAGGGCGCCCCGCTGAACCGCCGCTTCCTGACCGACACCACGTATGAACTCACCGGACCGGCCGCCGGTTCCGCCCTGGTCAGCACCGTGGAGGACCCCTCCGGCCGCGCCATCAAGGGCACCCTTGGCAACTGCGCCGGCGGCACCACCCCGTGGGGCACCATCCTCTCCGGTGAAGAGAACTTCAACGGCTACTTCGTCTCGCCGGGCACCTCCGCGTCGGATAAGCGCTACGGACTGGGCAGCAAGCCCACCGCGCGCCGCTGGGAACTGGACGATCCGCGCTTCGACACCCGGAACGCCGGCTACGCCAACGAGACCAACCGCTTCGGCTGGATCGTCGAAGTGGACCCGTTCGACCCCACCTCCACCCCGCGGAAGCACTCCGCGATGGGCCGCTTCAAGCATGAGGGCGCCAACGTGATCGTCGCCGACTCCGGGCACGTGGTGGCCTACATGGGCGACGACGAGCGCTTCGACTACCTCTACAAGTTCGTCTCCAAGGGCACGTACCAGGCCGGCGACTCGAAGGCCGCCCGCCGCAACAACATGGACCTGCTCACCGAGGGCGACCTCTTCGTGGCCAGGTTCACCGGTGACTCCCCGGCGTCGGAAATCACCGGCAACGGCGCCCTCCCTTCCGACGGCGCCTTCGACGGTTCCGGCGAGTGGTTGCCCCTCGTGGTCGGCGGGAAATCCGCGGTGGACGGCATGTCGGTCGAGGAAGTCCTCGTCTACACCCGCCTGGCCGCGGACAAGGTGGGCCCCACCAAGATGGACCGCTGCGAAGACGTCCAGCCCAGCCTGCACACCGGCAAGGTCTACGTCGTCTGCACGAACAACTCGGACCGCGGCAAGACGGACGCCGCCGGCGCCTACCTCAAGGAGGGCCCCACCGAGGTCAACCCGCGCAACGAAAACCGCGACGGCCACATCGTGGAAATCACCGAGACGGGCGGCCAGGACTCCACGAAGTTCAACTGGAACCTGCTGATGGTCTGCGGCGATCCCGCGAAGAACACCTCCACGTATTTCAGCGGCTTCCCGGCGGACAAAGTCTCGCCGATCTCCTGCCCGGACAACGTGGCCTTCGACTCCGTGGGCAACCTGTGGATCTCCACCGACGGCGCCCCCTCG from Arthrobacter sp. PAMC25564 encodes:
- a CDS encoding PhoX family phosphatase — its product is MPETSARRFSLLPMLGHTKGKRSPITCALKCDNACTGEVCNTSSNSYFRDIASATMSRRAALGFGAAGALAVVLGNAVASAPTAVADAGPGLAAAAKEGFAKSKLQFTAIAPVAATVDALTVPEGFAWQPVIRWGDPLFNDAPDFDVDKQTAAAQARQFGYNNDYTDILPVDGSKDRRAVLFANHEYTNEAIMFPAGFDAAAARGIGRAAHGLTVVELERKNKNKPWSYVKGAPLNRRFLTDTTYELTGPAAGSALVSTVEDPSGRAIKGTLGNCAGGTTPWGTILSGEENFNGYFVSPGTSASDKRYGLGSKPTARRWELDDPRFDTRNAGYANETNRFGWIVEVDPFDPTSTPRKHSAMGRFKHEGANVIVADSGHVVAYMGDDERFDYLYKFVSKGTYQAGDSKAARRNNMDLLTEGDLFVARFTGDSPASEITGNGALPSDGAFDGSGEWLPLVVGGKSAVDGMSVEEVLVYTRLAADKVGPTKMDRCEDVQPSLHTGKVYVVCTNNSDRGKTDAAGAYLKEGPTEVNPRNENRDGHIVEITETGGQDSTKFNWNLLMVCGDPAKNTSTYFSGFPADKVSPISCPDNVAFDSVGNLWISTDGAPSSIGYADGLFKVTLDGAERGKVEQFLAVPRDAETCGPIIHDEERTVFVAVQHPGEEGSFADQHSYFPDYVKAGTTPKRGQARAPRPSVVQVFRGDA